A genomic region of Pelodiscus sinensis isolate JC-2024 chromosome 17, ASM4963464v1, whole genome shotgun sequence contains the following coding sequences:
- the HMMR gene encoding hyaluronan mediated motility receptor isoform X1 has product MSCPRASLQRFNAATGEIGSQQNLTSETNDCLPTTARRLKSLGSTDTTLMKEMKKQKILEREIRALVRERGEQDKRLQALEEDFMKSEAKLTAAVREKTSLLANVASLEKQLLELTRTNEFLKSKFSEDGAQKKMSSLCMEIMKLRNKMEAKNKHVLAKQEDMEMKLQAVQKNLVHSKGKVAQLEEKLTATERNKVEEKSDTEKLLEYITELSGVAEQVQKYKLDVLQMEKLLVQKDQDIMALNDCFTRKEEKLSKFIRELNERCQLFEHEKETLLTENREREQSMNAEIETLKKRLLLEEQEHQKLQQKQKEMCYQLQQEKVLCWCCLQELSTSVHQKLLEFQEEMTNERHVLEEELEAALKELDKLHIKEEKVDELIKHLEQENKSRVEELAEMEAKLKRKNTELKRTSETHSKAIAQMQEEHSNTLRKLGESIAEFESYKGSMTEEMACLQLDNSSLQEKVAELREAGQDMQQQLYDLEHAKDKAKEEYARMLLDAQTKLALKEAEIRRTKESCISQMTELQTQLEEQTEDFTKQLEIERSRKTIEEKVVASFKEEIQTWRSLYEDLHNKTKPFQQQLDAFEAEKNALMNEHGAAQEELNKLSDAYAKLLGHQNQRQKIKHVMKLKDENAQLKQEVLKLRAQVAKERQAQRDLQEQLYEIKGIRRLDPSKAFQHDSKENVAPKTPLKEGNRNRC; this is encoded by the exons ATGTCCTGCCCTAGGGCCTCCCTCCAGCGCTTCAACGCGGCCACTG GGGAAATAGGAAGTCAACAGAATTTGACTAGTGAAACAAATGACTGCTTGCCTACAACTGCAAGAAGACTTAAATCTCTGGGATCaaca GATACAACCCTCATGAAAGAGATGAAAAAACAGAAGATCCTTGAGAGAGAG ATTCGTGCATTAGTGAGAGAACGTGGAGAGCAGGATAAACGACTCCAGGCTCTAGAGGAGGATTTCATGAAGTCTGAAGCAAAACTAACTGCAGCAGTCAGGGAGAAAACCTCTCTCTTGGCGAATGTTGCTTCTCTGGAAAAACAGCTTCTCGAATTAACAAGAAccaatgaatttttaaaatcaaag TTTTCTGAAGATGGGGCACAGAAAAAAATGAGCAGTTTATGTATGGAGATAATGAAACTCAGAAACAAAATGGAGGCAAAGAATAAG catgtccTTGCTAAACAGGAAGACATGGAAATGAAACTGCAGGCAGTCCAGAAGAATCTAGTGCATTCCAAAGGAAAAGTGGCACAGTTGGAAGAAAAATT AACTGCTACTGAGAGAAACAAGGTTGAAGAAAAGTCTGACACTGAGAAACTCTTGGAATATATCACAGAACTCAG tggAGTTGCAGAACAAGTGCAGAAGTACAAACTAGATGTTCTCCAAATGGAGAAGTTACTGGTGCAAAAGGACCAGGACATTATGGCCTTGAATGATTGCTTtacaaggaaagaggaaaaactatCTAAATTCATCAGAGAGCTTAATGAGAGATGTCAGTTGTTTGAACATGAAAAAG AGACGCTCTTAACTGAGAATCGAGAGAGAGAGCAAAGTATGAATGCTGAAATAGAAACCTTGAAAAAGAGGCTTCTCCTAGAGGAGCAAGAACACCAAAAACTTCAGCAGAAACAGAAAGAGATGTGTTATCAGTTACAACAGGAGAAG GTATTATGTTGGTGCTGTCTTCAGGAACTTTCCACTTCAGTGCATCAAAAGCTGCTAGAGTTTCAAGAAGAGATGACAAATGAGAGGCATGTTTTGGAGGAAGAACTAGAAGCAGCATTGAAGGAGTTGGATAAACTGCATATTAAGGAGGAAAAGGTTGATGAATTAATAAAGCACTTGGAACAAGAGAACAAGTCTAGAGTTGAAGAGCTAGCAGAGATGGAAGCCAAGCTGAAACG AAAGAATACAGAATTGAAGCGAACCAGTGAAACACACAGTAAAGCCATTGCTCAGATGCAAGAAGAGCACAGCAACACGCTACGTAAACTTGGAGAAAGTATTGCTGAATTTGAAAG TTACAAGGGATCTATGACTGAAGAAATGGCATGTCTCCAACTGGACAATTCTTCTTTACAGGAGAAAGTAGCTGAGTTGAGGGAAGCTGGTCAGGACATGCAACAGCAACTCTATGACCTGGAACATGCTAAAGACAAGGCAAAAGAAGAATATGCAAG aatgCTTCTAGATGCTCAGACAAAGCTAGCACTAAAAGAAGCAGAAATAAGGAGAACCAAGGAATCCTGTATTTCACAGATGACTGAACTACAGACACAACTGGAAGAGCAAACTGAAGACTTCACGAAACAGCTTGAAATTGAAAGATCAAG GAAAACCATAGAGGAAAAGGTGGTTGCTAGCTTTAAAGAAGAGATACAAACCTGGCGTAGTCTCTATGAAGACTTGCACAACAAAACTAAGCCTTTTCAG CAACAACTAGATGCATTTGAGGCAGAGAAGAATGCTCTCATGAATGAACATGGTGCAGCCCAAGAAGAATTGAACAAATTAAGTGATGCATATGCTAAGCTACTAGGCCATCAGAATCAGAGGCAGAAAATTAAACATGTTATGAAGCTGAAAGATGAGAATGCCCAGCTCAAACAG GAGGTTTTAAAACTGCGTGCTCAAGTAGCTAAGGAAAGACAAGCACAGAGAGATCTTCAGGAGCAACTGTATGAAATTAAGGGTATCAGGCGCTTGGATCCTTCTAAAGCTTTCCAACATGATAGCAAGGAAAATGTTGCTCCCAAAACTCCTTTAAAAGAAG
- the HMMR gene encoding hyaluronan mediated motility receptor isoform X2: MSCPRASLQRFNAATGEIGSQQNLTSETNDCLPTTARRLKSLGSTDTTLMKEMKKQKILEREIRALVRERGEQDKRLQALEEDFMKSEAKLTAAVREKTSLLANVASLEKQLLELTRTNEFLKSKFSEDGAQKKMSSLCMEIMKLRNKMEAKNKHVLAKQEDMEMKLQAVQKNLVHSKGKVAQLEEKLTATERNKVEEKSDTEKLLEYITELSGVAEQVQKYKLDVLQMEKLLVQKDQDIMALNDCFTRKEEKLSKFIRELNERCQLFEHEKETLLTENREREQSMNAEIETLKKRLLLEEQEHQKLQQKQKEMCYQLQQEKELSTSVHQKLLEFQEEMTNERHVLEEELEAALKELDKLHIKEEKVDELIKHLEQENKSRVEELAEMEAKLKRKNTELKRTSETHSKAIAQMQEEHSNTLRKLGESIAEFESYKGSMTEEMACLQLDNSSLQEKVAELREAGQDMQQQLYDLEHAKDKAKEEYARMLLDAQTKLALKEAEIRRTKESCISQMTELQTQLEEQTEDFTKQLEIERSRKTIEEKVVASFKEEIQTWRSLYEDLHNKTKPFQQQLDAFEAEKNALMNEHGAAQEELNKLSDAYAKLLGHQNQRQKIKHVMKLKDENAQLKQEVLKLRAQVAKERQAQRDLQEQLYEIKGIRRLDPSKAFQHDSKENVAPKTPLKEGNRNRC, encoded by the exons ATGTCCTGCCCTAGGGCCTCCCTCCAGCGCTTCAACGCGGCCACTG GGGAAATAGGAAGTCAACAGAATTTGACTAGTGAAACAAATGACTGCTTGCCTACAACTGCAAGAAGACTTAAATCTCTGGGATCaaca GATACAACCCTCATGAAAGAGATGAAAAAACAGAAGATCCTTGAGAGAGAG ATTCGTGCATTAGTGAGAGAACGTGGAGAGCAGGATAAACGACTCCAGGCTCTAGAGGAGGATTTCATGAAGTCTGAAGCAAAACTAACTGCAGCAGTCAGGGAGAAAACCTCTCTCTTGGCGAATGTTGCTTCTCTGGAAAAACAGCTTCTCGAATTAACAAGAAccaatgaatttttaaaatcaaag TTTTCTGAAGATGGGGCACAGAAAAAAATGAGCAGTTTATGTATGGAGATAATGAAACTCAGAAACAAAATGGAGGCAAAGAATAAG catgtccTTGCTAAACAGGAAGACATGGAAATGAAACTGCAGGCAGTCCAGAAGAATCTAGTGCATTCCAAAGGAAAAGTGGCACAGTTGGAAGAAAAATT AACTGCTACTGAGAGAAACAAGGTTGAAGAAAAGTCTGACACTGAGAAACTCTTGGAATATATCACAGAACTCAG tggAGTTGCAGAACAAGTGCAGAAGTACAAACTAGATGTTCTCCAAATGGAGAAGTTACTGGTGCAAAAGGACCAGGACATTATGGCCTTGAATGATTGCTTtacaaggaaagaggaaaaactatCTAAATTCATCAGAGAGCTTAATGAGAGATGTCAGTTGTTTGAACATGAAAAAG AGACGCTCTTAACTGAGAATCGAGAGAGAGAGCAAAGTATGAATGCTGAAATAGAAACCTTGAAAAAGAGGCTTCTCCTAGAGGAGCAAGAACACCAAAAACTTCAGCAGAAACAGAAAGAGATGTGTTATCAGTTACAACAGGAGAAG GAACTTTCCACTTCAGTGCATCAAAAGCTGCTAGAGTTTCAAGAAGAGATGACAAATGAGAGGCATGTTTTGGAGGAAGAACTAGAAGCAGCATTGAAGGAGTTGGATAAACTGCATATTAAGGAGGAAAAGGTTGATGAATTAATAAAGCACTTGGAACAAGAGAACAAGTCTAGAGTTGAAGAGCTAGCAGAGATGGAAGCCAAGCTGAAACG AAAGAATACAGAATTGAAGCGAACCAGTGAAACACACAGTAAAGCCATTGCTCAGATGCAAGAAGAGCACAGCAACACGCTACGTAAACTTGGAGAAAGTATTGCTGAATTTGAAAG TTACAAGGGATCTATGACTGAAGAAATGGCATGTCTCCAACTGGACAATTCTTCTTTACAGGAGAAAGTAGCTGAGTTGAGGGAAGCTGGTCAGGACATGCAACAGCAACTCTATGACCTGGAACATGCTAAAGACAAGGCAAAAGAAGAATATGCAAG aatgCTTCTAGATGCTCAGACAAAGCTAGCACTAAAAGAAGCAGAAATAAGGAGAACCAAGGAATCCTGTATTTCACAGATGACTGAACTACAGACACAACTGGAAGAGCAAACTGAAGACTTCACGAAACAGCTTGAAATTGAAAGATCAAG GAAAACCATAGAGGAAAAGGTGGTTGCTAGCTTTAAAGAAGAGATACAAACCTGGCGTAGTCTCTATGAAGACTTGCACAACAAAACTAAGCCTTTTCAG CAACAACTAGATGCATTTGAGGCAGAGAAGAATGCTCTCATGAATGAACATGGTGCAGCCCAAGAAGAATTGAACAAATTAAGTGATGCATATGCTAAGCTACTAGGCCATCAGAATCAGAGGCAGAAAATTAAACATGTTATGAAGCTGAAAGATGAGAATGCCCAGCTCAAACAG GAGGTTTTAAAACTGCGTGCTCAAGTAGCTAAGGAAAGACAAGCACAGAGAGATCTTCAGGAGCAACTGTATGAAATTAAGGGTATCAGGCGCTTGGATCCTTCTAAAGCTTTCCAACATGATAGCAAGGAAAATGTTGCTCCCAAAACTCCTTTAAAAGAAG
- the HMMR gene encoding hyaluronan mediated motility receptor isoform X3 — protein MKEMKKQKILEREIRALVRERGEQDKRLQALEEDFMKSEAKLTAAVREKTSLLANVASLEKQLLELTRTNEFLKSKFSEDGAQKKMSSLCMEIMKLRNKMEAKNKHVLAKQEDMEMKLQAVQKNLVHSKGKVAQLEEKLTATERNKVEEKSDTEKLLEYITELSGVAEQVQKYKLDVLQMEKLLVQKDQDIMALNDCFTRKEEKLSKFIRELNERCQLFEHEKETLLTENREREQSMNAEIETLKKRLLLEEQEHQKLQQKQKEMCYQLQQEKVLCWCCLQELSTSVHQKLLEFQEEMTNERHVLEEELEAALKELDKLHIKEEKVDELIKHLEQENKSRVEELAEMEAKLKRKNTELKRTSETHSKAIAQMQEEHSNTLRKLGESIAEFESYKGSMTEEMACLQLDNSSLQEKVAELREAGQDMQQQLYDLEHAKDKAKEEYARMLLDAQTKLALKEAEIRRTKESCISQMTELQTQLEEQTEDFTKQLEIERSRKTIEEKVVASFKEEIQTWRSLYEDLHNKTKPFQQQLDAFEAEKNALMNEHGAAQEELNKLSDAYAKLLGHQNQRQKIKHVMKLKDENAQLKQEVLKLRAQVAKERQAQRDLQEQLYEIKGIRRLDPSKAFQHDSKENVAPKTPLKEGNRNRC, from the exons ATGAAAGAGATGAAAAAACAGAAGATCCTTGAGAGAGAG ATTCGTGCATTAGTGAGAGAACGTGGAGAGCAGGATAAACGACTCCAGGCTCTAGAGGAGGATTTCATGAAGTCTGAAGCAAAACTAACTGCAGCAGTCAGGGAGAAAACCTCTCTCTTGGCGAATGTTGCTTCTCTGGAAAAACAGCTTCTCGAATTAACAAGAAccaatgaatttttaaaatcaaag TTTTCTGAAGATGGGGCACAGAAAAAAATGAGCAGTTTATGTATGGAGATAATGAAACTCAGAAACAAAATGGAGGCAAAGAATAAG catgtccTTGCTAAACAGGAAGACATGGAAATGAAACTGCAGGCAGTCCAGAAGAATCTAGTGCATTCCAAAGGAAAAGTGGCACAGTTGGAAGAAAAATT AACTGCTACTGAGAGAAACAAGGTTGAAGAAAAGTCTGACACTGAGAAACTCTTGGAATATATCACAGAACTCAG tggAGTTGCAGAACAAGTGCAGAAGTACAAACTAGATGTTCTCCAAATGGAGAAGTTACTGGTGCAAAAGGACCAGGACATTATGGCCTTGAATGATTGCTTtacaaggaaagaggaaaaactatCTAAATTCATCAGAGAGCTTAATGAGAGATGTCAGTTGTTTGAACATGAAAAAG AGACGCTCTTAACTGAGAATCGAGAGAGAGAGCAAAGTATGAATGCTGAAATAGAAACCTTGAAAAAGAGGCTTCTCCTAGAGGAGCAAGAACACCAAAAACTTCAGCAGAAACAGAAAGAGATGTGTTATCAGTTACAACAGGAGAAG GTATTATGTTGGTGCTGTCTTCAGGAACTTTCCACTTCAGTGCATCAAAAGCTGCTAGAGTTTCAAGAAGAGATGACAAATGAGAGGCATGTTTTGGAGGAAGAACTAGAAGCAGCATTGAAGGAGTTGGATAAACTGCATATTAAGGAGGAAAAGGTTGATGAATTAATAAAGCACTTGGAACAAGAGAACAAGTCTAGAGTTGAAGAGCTAGCAGAGATGGAAGCCAAGCTGAAACG AAAGAATACAGAATTGAAGCGAACCAGTGAAACACACAGTAAAGCCATTGCTCAGATGCAAGAAGAGCACAGCAACACGCTACGTAAACTTGGAGAAAGTATTGCTGAATTTGAAAG TTACAAGGGATCTATGACTGAAGAAATGGCATGTCTCCAACTGGACAATTCTTCTTTACAGGAGAAAGTAGCTGAGTTGAGGGAAGCTGGTCAGGACATGCAACAGCAACTCTATGACCTGGAACATGCTAAAGACAAGGCAAAAGAAGAATATGCAAG aatgCTTCTAGATGCTCAGACAAAGCTAGCACTAAAAGAAGCAGAAATAAGGAGAACCAAGGAATCCTGTATTTCACAGATGACTGAACTACAGACACAACTGGAAGAGCAAACTGAAGACTTCACGAAACAGCTTGAAATTGAAAGATCAAG GAAAACCATAGAGGAAAAGGTGGTTGCTAGCTTTAAAGAAGAGATACAAACCTGGCGTAGTCTCTATGAAGACTTGCACAACAAAACTAAGCCTTTTCAG CAACAACTAGATGCATTTGAGGCAGAGAAGAATGCTCTCATGAATGAACATGGTGCAGCCCAAGAAGAATTGAACAAATTAAGTGATGCATATGCTAAGCTACTAGGCCATCAGAATCAGAGGCAGAAAATTAAACATGTTATGAAGCTGAAAGATGAGAATGCCCAGCTCAAACAG GAGGTTTTAAAACTGCGTGCTCAAGTAGCTAAGGAAAGACAAGCACAGAGAGATCTTCAGGAGCAACTGTATGAAATTAAGGGTATCAGGCGCTTGGATCCTTCTAAAGCTTTCCAACATGATAGCAAGGAAAATGTTGCTCCCAAAACTCCTTTAAAAGAAG